The following nucleotide sequence is from Myxococcota bacterium.
GACCCGCACCGGTGACGGCGCCGAGGAGCTGGCGCAGGCCGGCGCGCCGGTATTCGCGCAGGCCGCGGCGCTCGCGCTGCGCGGCGCCTCGACCGAGCGCGTGACCCAGAGCGACTTCCGCCAGTACGAGCTCGCGTACTCGCCCGACCTCACGGGCCTGCGCCCGCAGCTGCGCCTCACGGTGGGCTTGTTCGCGCTGTTCCTCGCGCTGTGGACGGCGAGCGCCGGCGCCCGCGCCATGTTCGCGGCGCACCGCATCGACCTGCTGCGCGGCGAGGTGGCCTCGATCCTGAAGCAGACCTTCCCCGACGCCGAGCCCGGGGCCGACCCGCTCAAGACCTTCGAGGCGCGCGCGGCGGAAACGCGCGCGCTCGCGGCCCACCTGGGAGTCACCGGCAAGGGCCTCTCGGTGCTCGAGATCCTGCGCCAGATCTCGACGCTCACGCCCGAGTCACTCGACGTGTCGATCGACGAGCTCTCGATCGAGCGCCAGAGCGTGGTCGCGAAGGGCCACGCCGCCGACTTCGTGTCGGCCGACCAGCTGAAGGCCGAGCTGGCCAAGTTCGACGGCTTCCGCCGCGTGCTGGTCACCGACGTGAAGACCGATCCGCGGCGCGGCGGGAAGACCTTCACGGTGTCGATCCGGCTGTCCGACGAGGACGCGTCGTGAACGGGCTCCTGGCGGCGATCCGCGGCTATCTCGCCCAGCGCACCACGCGCGAGCGCTGGCTGATCGTGGCGGGCGGCTGCGTCGCGGGGCTGTTGTTCGTGTACGGCGTGTTCATCGGCCCGCTCACCGCCCAGGCGATCGCCACCAACGCGCGCACCTCGGAGCTCGAGGCCCAGGTGACCAAGGCGCTGCAGCTCGCCAACGAGATGCGCGGCCTGCAGGGCGAGCTGGCCGATGTGGAGGGCCGCATCCAGCCGGGCGCGAAGACGAACCTGATCGCGCTGCTCTCGACGCTCGCGCAGGACGCCAAGATCTCGCAGGACCAGCTCGAGTCGATCGAGCCCAAGCAGCCCTCCGAGAACAAGAAATACCCGGAGACACGCGCCGAGGTGCGGCTCAAGGGCACCTCGCTCGAGCAGGCGGTCGACTTCCTGTACCGGATCGAGACCTCGAGCTCGCACCTGATCGTGCGCTCGCTCAAGATGCGCACGCGCGGCGACGGAGCCGGCAACCCGGTGCTCGACGTCAGCTTCTCGGTCTCGAGCTTCGAGCGCGCCTGACGTGCGCATCGTCCGCCTGCTCGCGATCGCGGCGGCGCTCGCGCTGCTCCTGGCCTGGCTGTCTCCGTACATCCTGCTGCGGCTCGGCCTGCCCCAGATGGCACGGAACATGGGGGGCAGCTTCGAAGTCACGGGCGCCCTGCCCGCCTTCCCGTTCGGCGCGAGCGCCAGCCGGGTGGCAGTCACGCGCGAGGGCCACACGCTCGTGCTCGACGACTTCCGCGCCGTGCTCTCGTTCTCGGGTCCCCGGCTCGACGCGCGCGTGGCCGAGGGCAACCTCCTGGTGCGCGGCAACGACCCGCAGCTCAAGAGCGGCATCGTGCGTCTCGAGGGCGTCGCGCTCGAGTCACTGGCCACCGTGCTCACCACGCCCTTCGGGCTGCGCGGCCGCTGCGACGGTGTGTGGCGCTTCGGTCCCGACTCGAGCCTGGAGGGCACCGTGACCCGCGGGGCGGTGCTGGTGCAGAGCCCGGCGCCGGTCGAGGTGCCGTTCGCCCAGCTCGTGCTGTCCGCGGCGCGCAGCGGCGAAGACGGTGACTGGAAGGTGAACGCGCTCGACATCCAGGGTCCGCCGCTCTCCGGACACGCCTCGGGCACGCTCGGCGCGGACCAGAGCCTGGCCTTCGACATCGACATCCGCGAGCTCGAGGAGCCCGTGAAGGGCTTCATGGCCATGATGCACCTGCCCACCGAGCCGCTGCCGCTGGCGCTCCAGCTCCAGGGATCGCTGGGCATGCCGCGGCTCGTGCAGCGGGCTGAGACAGCGGCGGCCTCCGGGCGCTAGAGTCCGCGCGTGGACTCCATGTGGGGCATGAGCTTGCCGGACATCGAGCGCTGGTCGCAAAACGTCGTGGTCGTGCGCGGTCAGAACCCGGGCCCGTTCACCGGGCCGGGCACCAACACCTATCTCGTGGGCCGCGGCGCGCGACCATTCCTGCTCGACACCGGCGCGGGCGTGCCGAGTTACATGCCGCTGCTCGAGAAGGCGCTGGTCGACGAGCACGCGAGCGATGGCCCCGGCGACCTCTTGATCACCCACGTGCACGGCGACCACATCGGGGGCGCCTCCGACGTGCTGCAGCGCTTCGGCCGCCGCCAGGTGGCGAAGCACCCCTGGCCCGGGCGCGACGAGCGCTACGAGCTCGAGCTCACGCCGATCCGCGCCGGTGACCTGTTCCGCGCCGAGGGAGTCACGCTGCGCGCGATCCACACGCCGGGTCACGCGCAGGACCACATCTGCTTCTATCTCGAAGAGGAGCGCGCGCTGTTCACGGGCGACGTCGTGCTGGGCGCGGGCACCACGGTCATCCCGCTCGACGGCGGCGACATGGCCGACTATCTCGCCTCGCTCGAGCGCATGCTCGAGCTGCCGCTGGAGCGCATCTACCCCGGTCACGGGCCGCTGGTCGCCGACCCGCGCGCCAAGCTCACCGAGTATCTCGAGCACCGCCACGAGCGCGAGCGCCAGATCGTGGCGGCCGTGCGGGCCGGCGCCACCACGGTCATGGCCATGGTGGAGCGCATCTACGTCGAGACGCCGCGCGCGCTCTGGCCGGCGGCCGGTCAGTCGGTGCTCTCGCACCTCTTGAAGCTCGAGCGCGAGCGCCGCGCGCTGCGCAGCCGCGATGCCGCCGGCGAGGAGCACTGGGCGCTCGCGTGAGCGACGCGGGACCGTTCGCCGCGCTGCTCGCGCGCCTGGGATCCACGGACCGGGCCGAGCAGCGCCGCGCCTGCGACGAGGCCGCCGAGCGCCTGCCCAAGGAGCCGGGCCTGCGCGACGCCCTGCGCGACGCGCTCTCCGACCCCCGCCCCGGCGCGCGCTTCGCGGCCGCGTTCGTCCTGTTCCACGTCGAGCGCCCGGGCTTGCGCCTTCTGGCACCGCTGCTCGAGTCACTCGAGCTGGGCGACGGAGACGCGCGCTGGCAGGCCGCGCAGATGCTGGCCGCGTTGGGCCGCATGCACGGCGAGGTTCTGCCGGTGCTGCTCGCCGAGTCACGCGGCGCGGCTTCCCCGCGGCGCCGGCGCATGGCCCTGTACGCGCTGCGCGAGCTCGCGCCCGAACGCAGCGAGACCGCCGACGCCTTTCTGTCCGCCTTGGGCGACGCAGACGGCGCGGTGCGCCGGGCCGCGCTGTCCTGCTTCGCCAAGCTGTCCGACCCGCCGCGCGCGCTGGCCGAGGCGGCGCTCGAGCTGGCGCGCGGCGGCGATCCCGACCCGCGCATGGCGCGCATCGCGGCGGTCGTGCTGCCCGACCTGGTGCGCTTCCACGACCAGCTGCGCGCGCCCGCCGCAGCGCTGCTCGACTCACTCGAGCGCGCCGCCGACCCCGCGCTGGCCCGCGCCGCCTTCGCGGCGCGCCAGCGCCTCGCGGCGCCTTCCGCGCCGTGAGGGCGCTGGTGCTGGCCTCGACCTCACCGCGCCGCCGCGAGCTGCTGCGCGACGCCGGCTTCCGCTTCGAGATCGCGGCGCCCGGCGTCGACGAGCGCGAGCTGCCCGGCGAGGCGCCCGAAGCGACCGCGCGCCGGCTCGCGCTCGAGAAAGCGCGCGCGGTGGCGGCGCGCGTCGCGCCCGCGGCCTGCGTGCTCGGCGCAGACACGATCGTGGTGATCGACGGCCAGCCGCTGGGCAAGCCGCGCGACGAGCCCGAGGCGGTCGAGATGCTCCTGCGCCTGGCCGGCCGCACGCACCGGGTGCTCACCGGCTTCGCGCTGCTCGTGACCGAGCTCGGCGTGCAGGACACCGGCGTGGTCGAGAGCACGGTGCGCATGCACCCCGTCGACCGCGCCACCGCCGAGCGATACGCCGCGACCGGCGAGCCGCTCGACAAGGCCGGCGCCTACGCCGCGCAGGGCGAGGCGGGCCGCTTCGTGGCCGAGATCAGCGGCTCGCGCGCGAACGTGATCGGGCTGCCCGTCGAGGCGCTCCTGCCGCGCCTGGCGCGGGTGCAGGTGACTCCCGGTGTCTGAGCTCGCGGCGCGGCTGCGCGACGTGCGCGCGCGCATCGAGCGCGCGGCGCGCGCCGCAGGACGCGACCCGGCCGAGGTGCGCCTGCTCGCGGTCACCAAGACCCAGCCGCCCGAGCGCGTGGCCGAAGCCGTTGGCCTGGGCCTGCGCGCGTTCGGCGAGAATCGCGTGCAGGAAGCCGAGGGCAAGATCGAGGCGCTGCGCCGACTCACGAGCGAGCCGCTCGAGTGGCACCTGATCGGCACGCTGCAGCGCAACAAGGTCAAGCGCGCGGCCGCGCTGTGCGACGTGATCCAGTCGGTCGACCGCGCGCCGCTGGTCGAGTCACTCGCGCACGAGGCCGGCGCGCTCGGCCGGCGGCTGCGCGTGTTCTTGCAGGTCAACGTCGACGACGAGCCCCAGAAGGGCGGCTGTGCGCCGGCGGACCTGCCCGCCCTGGCGCGCCGGACCGAAGCGAGCCCCGGGCTCGAGCTGCTCGGGCTGATGGTGATCCCGCGCGCGTGCGAGGACCCGGAAGAGGTGCGACCCTCGTTCGCGCGGCTGCGCGCGCTGCTGGCCGAGCTGAACCGCGCCCGGGGCGACGCTCCGCCGCTGCGCGAGCTGTCGATGGGCATGTCGAGTGACTTCGAGGTGGCCGTGTCCGAGGGCGCCACGTGGCTGCGCCTGGGCACGGTGCTCTTCGGAGAGAGGGAGAAGCGGTGATCGGTCTGCCGAAGTCCGTCGGAACCGTGGGCGCCGGGAACATGGCCGAGGCCATCCTGCGCGGCCTCTTGCGCGCGGGTCTCTCGGCCGACCAGCTGTGCGCCTCGGACGTCTCCGCCGAGCGCCGGCGCGCGCTGCGCGAGGAGCTGGGCATCCACACCACCGAGAGCAATGCGGAGGTCGCGCAGCGCGCCGAGGTGGTGGTGCTGGCCGTGAAGCCGCAGCAGCTCGAGGCGGCCGCGCACGCGCTGCCGCGCGACGGTGGTCCGCTCTACCTGTCGATCGTGGCGGGCGCCACCACCGCCGGCCTGCGGCGGCTGCTCGGCGCGGGCGCGCGCATCGTGCGCACCATGCCCAACACACCGGCGCTGGTGGGCGCAGGAGTCACTGCCGTCGCGCATGACTCGGGCGCGGAGCCCGCCGACGTGGAGCGCGCGTGCGCGATCCTGCGCGCGGTCGGCGAGGTGGTCCAGGTCCCGGAGGCGGCGCTCGACGCGGTGACCGGCCTGTCGGGCTCGGGCCCCGCCTATGTCTTCCTGCTGATCGAGGCGCTGACCGAGGCCGGCGTGCGCGAGGGCCTGCCGTCGGGAACCGCGCGGACGCTCGCGCTCGAGACCGTGCACGGGGCGGCGCGCCTGGCGCGCGAGACCGGCGAGCACCCGGCGATCCTGCGCGAGCGCGTGACCTCGCCCGGCGGCACCACCGCGGCCGGCCTGGCGGCGCTCGAGGCGGGCGGCTTCCGCGCCGCGCTCGCCGCCGCAGTGCGCGCCGCGACCCAGCGCTCGCGCGAGCTCGGAAAGGCGTAAAGGCAGAGGCGCTTCCAGCCGATTCTGCGGGTTGGAGATATGCGCCTCACCCCGCTCGAGATCCGCCAGCACAAGTTCGGGTCGCAGATGCGCGGCTTCGACCGCGGCGAGGTCAGCGCGTTCCTCGACACGGTCGTGGCCGACTTCGAGGACGTCGTGCGCGAGAACGCCCAGCTGCGCCGCGAATCCGAGCGGCTGGCGCGCGACCTCGACGCCTACCGCAGCCGCGAGAAGACCATCCAGGACACGCTGACCACCGCCCAGGCGCTGGTCGAGCAGCTCAAGCGCACGGCGATCAAGGAGAGCGAGTCGATCGTGGTCGACGCCGAGCTGAGGGCCGAGAAACTCCTGGCCCAGGCCCGCGAAGAGCGCGCCGAGCTCGCGAACGAGATCCGCGAGCACCGGCACCTGCGCGTCCGGCTCGAGGCCGATCTGCGCCGCACGCTCGAGAGCTACGGCAAGCTGATCGATGCCCTCGCCACCTCCGACCGACCGGAGGGGGAGTGAGCTCCGGAGGCGTGGGCAGGGTGCCCACGCCGTTCACAAGTCGCTGTTTGACCGACCCCGTTTGCTGCCCTAGAGTGCGCCCGCGCTTTCCGGATTCCTCTGGAGATCCGAGTAGATGCCGACGTACGAATACGAGTGCACGAAGGGCCACCACTTCGAGGTCGAGCAGTCGATCAACGACCCGGCCCTGAAGCGCTGCAAGGTGTGCCGCGCCAAGGTGCACCGGCTGATCTCCGCCAGTCACTTCATCCTGAAGGGCAGCGGCTGGTACGCGGACGGCTACGGCTCGAGCAAGAAATCGAGCTCCGAGTCGTCGTCCTCGGAGCCGAAGTCCGAGTCCAAGTCGGAGTCGAAGAGCGAGTCGAAGCCCGAGCCGAAGTCGGAATCCAAGCCCGCGAAGTCCGACTCCAAGAAAGCGGCCGCGAGCTCGTGACCGAAGTCACCAGCGGCAAGGCGCTGGCCGCGGAGATCGTGGGCGACGTGCGCAAGCGCGTCTCCGAGTACACCGCCGGCGTGCCCTGTCTGTGTGTCGTGCTGGTCGGCGACGACCCCGCCTCGCAGGTCTACGTGCGCAACAAGGACAAGGCGGCGCGCGAGGTCGGGATCGAGTCACGCCAGATCCGGCTGCCCGCCACGACCACCGAGGCGGAGCTCTTGCGCGTGGTCGACGAGCTGAACCGCGACCGCTCGGTGCACGGCGTGCTCGTGCAGCTTCCGTTGCCGCCGGGCATCGACCCGGCGCGCATCGTGTTCGCGCTCGACCCCGCGAAGGACGTCGACGGGCTGCACCCGGTGAGCGCGGGGCGGCTGCTCGCGAACCAGCCCGGCTTCGCGCCCTGCACGCCGCTCGGCTGCATCTACATCCTCGATCACCACAAGGTGCGGATCGAAGGCGCGAACGCGGTCGTGATCGGCCGCAGCGAGATCGTGGGCAAGCCGATGTCGCTCCTGCTGCTGCACCGCAACGCGACGGTCACGATCTGTCACTCCAAGACGCGCGACCTGCCCGAGGTAGTGCGGCGCGCCGACATCGTGGTGGCGGCGATCGGCAAGCCGCGTTTCGTGCAGGGCGACTGGATCAAGCCCGGCGCCGCGGTGATCGACGTGGGCGTGAACCGCGTCGACGGCAAGCTGCTGGGCGACGTAGACTTCGCCGCGGCCAACGGGCGGGCCGGAGTGCTCACGCCCGTGCCTGGGGGGGTGGGCTTGCTGACGGTCGCGATGCTGCTGCGGAACACGCTGCAGGCATTCGAGGCGCAGACCGCCCCGCGCCGGCCTTGAGC
It contains:
- a CDS encoding Maf family protein, translating into MRALVLASTSPRRRELLRDAGFRFEIAAPGVDERELPGEAPEATARRLALEKARAVAARVAPAACVLGADTIVVIDGQPLGKPRDEPEAVEMLLRLAGRTHRVLTGFALLVTELGVQDTGVVESTVRMHPVDRATAERYAATGEPLDKAGAYAAQGEAGRFVAEISGSRANVIGLPVEALLPRLARVQVTPGV
- a CDS encoding MBL fold metallo-hydrolase produces the protein MWGMSLPDIERWSQNVVVVRGQNPGPFTGPGTNTYLVGRGARPFLLDTGAGVPSYMPLLEKALVDEHASDGPGDLLITHVHGDHIGGASDVLQRFGRRQVAKHPWPGRDERYELELTPIRAGDLFRAEGVTLRAIHTPGHAQDHICFYLEEERALFTGDVVLGAGTTVIPLDGGDMADYLASLERMLELPLERIYPGHGPLVADPRAKLTEYLEHRHERERQIVAAVRAGATTVMAMVERIYVETPRALWPAAGQSVLSHLLKLERERRALRSRDAAGEEHWALA
- a CDS encoding YggS family pyridoxal phosphate-dependent enzyme, giving the protein MSELAARLRDVRARIERAARAAGRDPAEVRLLAVTKTQPPERVAEAVGLGLRAFGENRVQEAEGKIEALRRLTSEPLEWHLIGTLQRNKVKRAAALCDVIQSVDRAPLVESLAHEAGALGRRLRVFLQVNVDDEPQKGGCAPADLPALARRTEASPGLELLGLMVIPRACEDPEEVRPSFARLRALLAELNRARGDAPPLRELSMGMSSDFEVAVSEGATWLRLGTVLFGEREKR
- the proC gene encoding pyrroline-5-carboxylate reductase, producing MIGLPKSVGTVGAGNMAEAILRGLLRAGLSADQLCASDVSAERRRALREELGIHTTESNAEVAQRAEVVVLAVKPQQLEAAAHALPRDGGPLYLSIVAGATTAGLRRLLGAGARIVRTMPNTPALVGAGVTAVAHDSGAEPADVERACAILRAVGEVVQVPEAALDAVTGLSGSGPAYVFLLIEALTEAGVREGLPSGTARTLALETVHGAARLARETGEHPAILRERVTSPGGTTAAGLAALEAGGFRAALAAAVRAATQRSRELGKA
- a CDS encoding DivIVA domain-containing protein; the protein is MRLTPLEIRQHKFGSQMRGFDRGEVSAFLDTVVADFEDVVRENAQLRRESERLARDLDAYRSREKTIQDTLTTAQALVEQLKRTAIKESESIVVDAELRAEKLLAQAREERAELANEIREHRHLRVRLEADLRRTLESYGKLIDALATSDRPEGE
- a CDS encoding zinc ribbon domain-containing protein, which encodes MPTYEYECTKGHHFEVEQSINDPALKRCKVCRAKVHRLISASHFILKGSGWYADGYGSSKKSSSESSSSEPKSESKSESKSESKPEPKSESKPAKSDSKKAAASS
- the gspM gene encoding type II secretion system protein GspM, which codes for MNGLLAAIRGYLAQRTTRERWLIVAGGCVAGLLFVYGVFIGPLTAQAIATNARTSELEAQVTKALQLANEMRGLQGELADVEGRIQPGAKTNLIALLSTLAQDAKISQDQLESIEPKQPSENKKYPETRAEVRLKGTSLEQAVDFLYRIETSSSHLIVRSLKMRTRGDGAGNPVLDVSFSVSSFERA
- a CDS encoding bifunctional 5,10-methylenetetrahydrofolate dehydrogenase/5,10-methenyltetrahydrofolate cyclohydrolase, with protein sequence MAAEIVGDVRKRVSEYTAGVPCLCVVLVGDDPASQVYVRNKDKAAREVGIESRQIRLPATTTEAELLRVVDELNRDRSVHGVLVQLPLPPGIDPARIVFALDPAKDVDGLHPVSAGRLLANQPGFAPCTPLGCIYILDHHKVRIEGANAVVIGRSEIVGKPMSLLLLHRNATVTICHSKTRDLPEVVRRADIVVAAIGKPRFVQGDWIKPGAAVIDVGVNRVDGKLLGDVDFAAANGRAGVLTPVPGGVGLLTVAMLLRNTLQAFEAQTAPRRP